Proteins found in one Coffea eugenioides isolate CCC68of chromosome 5, Ceug_1.0, whole genome shotgun sequence genomic segment:
- the LOC113771244 gene encoding NAD-dependent protein deacetylase SRT1-like has product MSLGYVQKLSFKEDVGTLGMSEIFDPPNVLQQKIEELASLIEESKHLVVFTGAGISTSCGIPDFRGPKGVWTLQREGKGVPEASLPFHRAMPSLTHVALVELEKAGILKFVISQNVDSIHLRSGIPREKLAELHGNSFMEICPSCGAEYLRDFEVETIGMKETPRRCSDIKCGAKLRDTVLDWEDALPRKEMNAASKHCRMADVVLCLGTSLQITPACNLPLKSLRGGGKIVIVNLQPTPKDKKAWLVVHGMVDQVMAGVMERLNCQISPYVRIDLFHVIFNQTHCIGDF; this is encoded by the exons ATGTCTCTAGGGTATGTACAGAAGCTCTCATTCAAAGAAGATGTTGGCACTCTGGGAATGTCTGAAATTTTCGACCCACCTAATGTTTTGCAGCAAAAG ATAGAAGAACTTGCATCGCTGATAGAAGAG AGTAAGCATCTAGTGGTATTCACGGGTGCTGGAATTTCAACATCATGCGGAATACCTGATTTTCGCGGTCCAAAAGGAGTTTGGACACTTCAG CGTGAAGGCAAAGGTGTGCCTGAAGCATCGCTGCCATTTCATAGAGCAATGCCAAGTTTAACGCATGTGGCTTTGGTTGAACTAGAAAAGGCTGGAATCTTGAAGTTTGTTATTAGCCAG AATGTTGACAGCATTCACCTTCGTTCTGGAATACCAAGGGAAAAACTTGCAGAATTACATGGTAACTCATTCATGGAAATTTGCCCTTCTTGTGGAGCAGA GTATCTGAGGGACTTTGAGGTGGAGACAATTGGGATGAAGGAAACACCAAGACGTTGTTCTGATATAAAATGTGGAGCAAAACTTAGAGATACTGTTCTTGATTGGGAG GATGCTCTGCCTCGAAAAGAGATGAATGCAGCTTCAAAACATTGTCGAATGGCTGATGTTGTTCTCTGTCTTGGGACCAG TTTGCAAATCACTCCGGCTTGCAACCTTCCTTTGAAATCTCTACGTGGAGGGGGGAAGATTGTAATTGTAAACCTTCAG CCTACTCCTAAAGACAAGAAAGCTTGGTTGGTGGTCCATGGGATGGTTGACCAG GTTATGGCAGGGGTAATGGAACGTCTTAATTGTCAAATTTCTCCATATGTTCGAATTGATCTTTTCCACGTCATTTTCAATCAAACCCACTGCATTGGAG ACTTCTAG